The nucleotide window attattacctgTATTATCAACAATGATTTTTTCATGTTGATTTCTTCAGTTAGTATCTGATCACCTATTTACTAGGTATTTCATAAATCATTAAGATCTTTAGGCACATGAAAATGGGATATGTACTCCAGATACCAGCTTTAAAAGTCTCATTCTTTGATCAGATTTTCATACAAGAACATGAGACTATATAATGACagaatgaaaatcaaaagtGACAGACTGGGTGACTGGAATTTCTATTGGACTTTTTTAATCCATTAAAACATCCAGCCTTATAACTTTGGAAGAGAATTTAGCACCAGCTGGAATCCTCAGACAGCACTAGTAAAACAGTAACAAACCTCcctcaaataaaattttaatcatGAGTttagaaaacactttaaaaaaaatgaaacacactTACTAAATTTAAGAATTCATGTGACTGACCACCAGGTCAAATCCTGTCATCATGGAAACAGCAAGAAGAAGCGCAGCATTTAACTCTGCTGAGGATGCTTAATTTGATAGATTCCAGGAGACTAGGAGACTTGGATTTACAGGGAACAGGCTGAAGTGTGACTTTACAGCAACTGAAATTCGGCGTCCAGATAAGCAAATTAGCATTCTTGCACCAAGAACATTAAGCCAATGtttaagaaacaaaccaaaaaaaggggggggggggggggtgggcaaAGAACCTAGGAACCTATGATTGGTTTGCAGGGTATTGGATTTCTACTGTATTCTCTCCCTCCAACGACAGCCCgaggaaaaagcaaatcttCAGTTCTGCCTGACAACTCCACAAGCTCAACACGATGGTAGAAAGAGAAGTATTGCTAACTCTGCCCTTTAGGGCAAGAAGCTGGTGGGCTGGTGAGTAAACCTTGTGCTGCAGCCTCTGAAGTGAAGCTCTCTTTCTGACCTACCGTTTGCAGGCAATAAAGCTTCAAGTTGCTGTACATAACTCCATTTGCTGAGGTTATACAAGCAGGGTTCAACTAAGGCACTACCGATACAAATGAGTTAGCTTGTGTATTTCTACCTATTTGTAGTTACAGTACCATGCTAACAATGCATCTACTGGCTCCAGGCTGTGTTTAATAAAAGGTTAGTTCAACTTCAAGCATTTTCTAGAACTTTTCTTGAATTTCAGGAGGTCCCATAGAAACTTGTTAGCAGGAATGCCAACAAGCCCAGAAGCGGTAACCTGCCAGCTCTGGAGTACAGATATAAAACTACTTTATTGGTATGAAACCAGCCCTATGAGTTGTGAGAAATGAGATACTTCATTGTTCCTTGTCTAAGTCTTGCATGCTGAGGACCTACTAAGCAGgaaataatgacaaaataatgacaaaataaCATTAATCCAAGTTGTGTTTGTAAGAAGAGACAGGGTTACACAACCTTATAGACCAACAGTCAGCCAAAAAGAGCcttctgaaataaacagcaactTTTCAAAAGAAGGCAGCAGACACACCCCTGTGGACATGGAGCATTATGAGATACGTGCAAAGAATACAGTTCATTTTTCCATAATATCTATCGGGGCTAATTGTCAGCAACAGCTCAGCTTAGCTAGAGGAATGTTTCAAGTCATATTTCAATCTGCTTTAAAGATTGTGCAATGCTAGAAACTGGTATATAAACGTTTAAGACAGCAAGTAAGCAGCTTTGGGGTTTAGATTTTAAATTGTTCACTCTTGAGTTCTAACCCAAAAGAACTTTCACAGAGAACAGAGCGTAACATCAGGGAACTAACGCCAAGGCTGGTTTTGATATACATAATACTACTTTATTCCATTGTTTCAACTTTCTTACAGGTTTAAAAAACGTACAGGGGTTCAGAACCACCTCAACAGAACAAAGAATACATAATTAAGGGAGATCTAAAGTCAAACCACAAGTGTGCAAGCGTGGTTAGCTTCCATTACAAAAAGTAATAGGCACAATCTTTACATATGCATTTTGGTGAAAGAAGGAATAATAGTGCAGTGTTAAAAGGCACCAACAATCAATAATTGGgccttttttaaaagccaatAACCATctaagaaaattacatttggttcaaaataataatttgaatattttattgacTGGCATGCATCTGAACCCCTGGCAATTTATTACACAAACCTAATGTGCGcccttgcaaaataaaaaagatttcatCAGTGGACCTGAAAATCAATTCAGtacaaaaggaaatactgaagcTCTTTGCCTGTATTTAATACTAAGCTGTCTTGTTCACCTCATCCGAGAACACTCGTCTAACAAACAGCTATTCAACAACCGCACAGAAGTATTTCTCTTAAAGcaagtgtaattttttaatCCTGTAGCACTGACCTATTCCATGTGCTATGAAAACATTAGGCACAGACCACAATTTAcgttttctctaaaaaaaatacagtatgtgcAAGCTAGGTTCACACAACGGATTGACAGCTACAACAGTAAGCTATTTAGACTTCCCAAAGAAAAGGGTTagttagttttaattttctaagcAGTGTTGCACACTACTGTGTGCGATTATCATATTTGCGTTAGGATTATCTGTGTAGCCAATAAAGGAGAAGCTTTAGTACACCCTAAAGGACACTACATCGATACTGTGTGCTAATTTAACAGGATCAAGAGAATGAAAGATTGAAGAAGTCATTGTACATGGGCAGCTGCAGTTACCCAGCCAGCCAGGAAGGGCTATTGCTTTCTTCAGGAAGAATGGTTTGAAACTCAGTTTACCTCATAGGTGCCCTCCAACTAAACCGCTTGGACGGAATGGAATCTAAGGATgcacagaatggaaaaaaaggagaaatgagagGGAGAGCTTCTGTGAAAGTTGTATCAAAATGTGCCATTTTATCCAAAAGCATGCCCGGTGCAGGTTTTACGCATTGCGGATTATTTGTACAACTGAAAATTGTACAAGATGTGAGCAGAGATAGAGCTGATTATTAATCTGCAATATCTACTATAGTCCTCAGGTATATAATTTACGGATAGCTGCTTACTGTGTTGTTGTTTcctcttaaatatatttaaattcagaAGGCTACAGTATATTCTGACACAAAGATAGTAAGACAACTTTTCTACAAGGGGGAAAATATAAGGTAGCAACtaactaatttattttatgaggAACCTCCTCTGATGTGGTAGTTATTTCATGCCCTTTAGAAGATTTTTAGTTGACTTTCTTCATTGTCTCTGTCGAATTGCTCTCCTCACAATTTCACAAGAGCTATATTCAAGTTCAGCAACCCCTCTTACAgcagccttttccttttccGCAATCACTTTTAAACTCACTCTAACATCATAGCAAGCTATTCAAGTAAACATTTCTCTTCTGGCAAGTTTCCAGGTACAGCAAATACTATCAAAACTCCGCGTATGATTACATGCgctagttttctttaaatggagCAGGAATTAGCCCGTTTTCGTGGTTTAGGGTCCCGTACATCCCTGTCTTTTAAACACATACAAGATGAACATATTGTCTCTGACAGTCTCCGCAGTCCCAGCCTGAAAACGCTGTTGGAGAGGCTATAAATCACACAGTTGCAGAAACTATTGCTTATAGCAAGCCACGTTGTTAAGAAGGAAAGTGCTGGGTTTTCCAACACCCTAGAGCTCTCCAGCAGAAAGTATATGATATAGGGGAGCCACAGCATGTAGAACACACTGGTTATCCGAAACAAAACCATGGCATAGCGGCGATCAGGGCTGTGCCCAGTCTCCCCAGCAGCATCCACTTCATGGCTAGGAAATCGAGCTCTCCGATCATTTATCTCTTTGGTGTGCTGCCGGCAAATTTTAAAGATGTGGAAATACGTGAAACATAtgacaaaggcagcaggagcGTATAGTAAGCACACGATAAAGCCAGTAAAATAGGCATTAGTTAGCCAGGAGGTAGCACACCATTCAAAAATATCTCCATGGTAACCAGGTTTTCCCCAACCaaaaaaggaaggcaagaagATCAGACAAGAGTATATCCAGATCAAAATGATGCAGATTCTCAAGCGACAAGGTGTGACCAGTTGATTATAGGAGAGAGGCTTTGTTATAGCGAGATAGCGATCCACACTGATGCAAGCAAGACATGCCATAGATACGCTTTTTAGCACAGAGATGATATATCCAAAAACTTGACAAGTCAAGGACTCGTGGACACCTGTCGAGTAGTGGAGCAGTGACAAAGTAGGAACCAAGCAGCTAACTCCAACAAAAAGATCAGCATAGGCCATGGTCTGAATAAAATAGCTGGTGGTATAATGATGCAGAAGTGGagcacagtgaaaaacaaatatcACAGTTAAGTTACCcgcaataattaaaaatgttagcAAGACAATAACAACCGTCTCAAGGATACAGATGTCAACTGCATTGTAGTGACCAAATCCAAGAGGGCAGGAGAGATGCTCAGATATGTTCATAACACTACTGCTCATATTCAGAGTCCTCCATTCAATCCATCGGGACTGGTTCATGTTTTGTGATTAGGGAACACTGCAATCTGAGCCTTAGCGAGCAGATGACCTGCTTAACAGCAGCTAAACTCTGCTTCAGCGTCTCACGATCTCTCTTTGTAGACACTGCCAGTGCTTACATTTGAGAGGATTACAGTCCCATAGCTGTTGATGCCTCCTCAGCATCAGTGCATCACCTCTGGCACACCTTAGctttaaggaaagaaagaaagaaaagagaaaacaaaacaaaacaaaacaaaaaaagccagaaagagaAAGGCACTGATCAGCTCCTCCAGTGCTCTTGACCCATCTTTAGCAAACACAAGGCACTTCTAAAACAAACAGGTACTGtgaaatgtggaaataaaaactGACAAAAGAGAGACATTCATTtcccagggaaggagggggggaatcTCTGACCACTTATTTTCCTGAGAAAGTAATTTACTTTGGAATATAATAGGgtgagggggaggaagggaagcagGAACTCAGTACAGCTTAGGTTTCCTGGACCAGCAGTTACTGGAGATAATCTTTTTAATGTCTCAATTTAAATCACAGACTGACTGGAGAGTAAAGGAAAGAGTTCATCATCTAATGCTGTCTTTTCTGGCTCCATTCAGGAGATGGTACTCCATCTTATCCATGCTATTCATTGGTAAggtaaggaaaacatttttgtcaaGGTTAATTCCAATAAACTCACCACTGTTTGGGTATgaataatgaattttatttggAGGGAGACGGGTGGGGGACAAGGCAGATTTGTCCTCTGACtcccaagaaagaaaacatacatcTCAGATACAATGAGGAAGATCGTgtctgttcatttaaaaatgaaaataatttaagaatagAATTTGGAGACTTATGTCAATATTCACAATTCCTTCAAACAGTTATAGTCCATTACAATTACTAATGCCAGAAGCACAATTCAAGGTCCCCACAGACAAAATAAATCCtcttgaatttaatttcagcaatggtaatttaaaataataatctttgGAAACTGCCATAACTGCTACAGTGGATCAGTACCCAGGAGTTCATAGGTATATCCATGATATTGCTCACCTCTGTAGCAACACCTGAATCATTTCACAAACCCCCATACAACGAGAACAGAAAACTTCCATCTGCATTCTGCTGTGAAGCTAATGAAATGCTGATTTGACTAGAAAAGCTGCCATTGTTTACTACTCCTTTATTCTGTTACTCAGCTCCATCTTCTATGTAGTTTTAGGGCTTCTGTATTTATTAGACAATCAGCATCATAAATAgttgctttagaaaaatgttcttctaaTTGCAGGACATTACcttgttcattttatttgcagttaCGGAGAAAGCAAACgttaaaagaaagcatcttctgtgttcagttttaCGTAAATGCTTGATTAGTTCAGGAATCATTAGGCAGGTAATTAATTGTACGCAATCTTGCTTTTTGAAAGGCCCCTAAAACGTTAAAACCATCTTTAATCCTAGAGTTCCTGAAACTAGAAGACTGGCAGTGGGAATTAATGAATCCACATAAAATGATCTCCAAGGTCATTCAGCTATTACGCTGGCATTTGCTTTAAGTCTCTTTAAAAGTACCAGAATCTCTCTGATGTTTTTGATAGTCCTTGCTGCATCTTCAGGAAGAATTTCAGATACTAGAAGAGAAGAATTTTCAATGCTGTTGCCGCAGTTTGAGGGAAAGCGTTCTTTTTGGAGTTAATTTCCTGTCATGCATCGCCACGCTGTACAGAAAGTCCTTCTGGATTTTATAACATCCCAGAATATTTCCGGGTATTCATTCCCTTCGTCTATAAGCAGCAGAGCACGTAAAAAATCACTACTTTCTCCAATTCTTTGTTAAAGCAATATAGCGATCTGTCTCACCTACAGACATCCTTACCAGCCGCTATGATGAACTGCTTGACAGGGGAGTCCTAGTTACTGTAGTGCGGCTAGAGCTTCTGTCGctatttctctccttcccccgTGAAATGACTGCTTGCACCTGAGtccgctcctcctcctcctcctcctcctcttcctcctctccccccccccagccgatGCAGACGAGCCGGGCGCTGGAAAGGTGActgcccccccggcccccagccaatggccgcgccgcgccgctgTCACTAGGTAACggctgccgggccgggccggcggcgccCCCCGCAGCGCGGCGGGGGAACGGAACGTAGCGGAgcggcagggaagggaaaggaagggagtgGAGCGGCGGGGGCAGCGCCGCGCCCGGCCCGCGGGACACGGCCCGGGTCCCGGCGGGGAAGGGCTGCGGCACCGCCGGCTGTCGCGACCGCTGCCTGTCGCGACCGCTTGCCCCGCCAGCCCCGTTAAGCTTCGTAGGGCCGGCAGGCAGATGGCTGGAGAGAGACaccggcgggggcgggggcgtGGGGAGGTGCGAGGTTCCAAGTCTTGCGACCAGCTCGGTCAAACTGCTGAACTCCAGATCAATGCGGGCAAACCGCGCTGAATGCCAAAGAAGTAAACAACATTTGAAGCCCACAGGACGTACACCCAAACCTTTAAATCGGGTCTTTTATAGCGATAGAGATACATAATTTTAGAAACCGCCATCATCGCCGAACTAAAAATGTTCAGTCGAAGTTATTCTCAGATCACTAATTTCACATGCATCTTTTATACATTGTCTGCAAATGTTTAGCTTGGTAAAATATTTGCCGTGGTTCAACACGAATTTTCTTGTCTTGCTTAAAAGACAGAATTACCGTCCcctaaaaattaattattctcaTACTTAaggcagatttattttaaaactcatcTGCAACTGGTTTCAATACTGTACCAGTCTTTAATTGCTTCAACCGATCGCAAACATTGgtttaaatacaaatacttgtgagtaacacattatttttcaaagcacagaCTTTTTAACCCAATTAACCAATCTCTCTATTCATGCAAATGGATGCTGTTACTCCCCGATTAAGGACTCAGAACTTTTGTTTACTTTATGcctcctaaaaataaaaccagtaacaGAAGTACAATCATCAAAGTTATCTTACATACACACTCCATACGTCCTTAGAcacagagagaaacagcaaattTAGATACCAAATACCAACCACGAAACAGTATTTTGGGCTATAGATCAGCAAAAGCCATGTGTCAAGAATGGTATTGGAGGCTTTAGTGAACCAAGTCATTAGAAACTACAATGATTTAAATTCTTTTAGTTCCAAGACAAACCACAGGCAAAATTTTAATAAGCTGCTCCTGGGTTAACATCTTGTATTTCAGCATAGCCTGGAGCAAATATTCAAGTCTGAATGACAAGTCTGTAGAAATGTGAAGCAGCATAAAATGCAGCAGTGTAAGTGTGGTTTGCAGTAACGATGTGTGATAATTCCAAATTCTTCCATTgaaggattaaagaaaaaaattaaaatcaactCCTATACCTCAGAATTATAAGTGGCTGCAACAACAGATTTAATGACTAAATTTAGTCCCTGAGTACAGCTTTAAGCCATCACTATCCATACCACTGGCAGAATAATAGGAAGCAATTTttattcctcctcttcccactcctcctgtgggggaggaggaggagaacaaaCAACGGTGTGCACAGGGATGGCAGCAACCAGtacttctccctcctctccctggccCAGTTTGAGGTGGGCACCAGAGAAACAAAGGAccaaaacatcttaaaatggATGTTAGAAAGCCTCAAAGACACAAAGGCACGTTAGGCAAGCAAAGGTAAAGCCTAAAATTAAGTGGACCACAGAAACTACCTGCTGAGTGCATCCTGCGTTATAAGGTTTGAATATTGATAACTACTAATGCTTCCAAACGTTCCAGCGACCCGAGTCACCTTGCTAACAGGTCAGATCCAGCTGATGTTACCAAAACGCACTGCCTATTACTGTGTGCACAGAGCACTGAACTCTGGTAGCAAGCACTCATGTCAGCCAAATATTTCAGGTCTTGTACAAGAAATCCGGATACTGCTAAGCAGGTAAGAGgtaacagaaaaatcaatggcAACCT belongs to Aquila chrysaetos chrysaetos chromosome 12, bAquChr1.4, whole genome shotgun sequence and includes:
- the GPR52 gene encoding G-protein coupled receptor 52, coding for MNQSRWIEWRTLNMSSSVMNISEHLSCPLGFGHYNAVDICILETVVIVLLTFLIIAGNLTVIFVFHCAPLLHHYTTSYFIQTMAYADLFVGVSCLVPTLSLLHYSTGVHESLTCQVFGYIISVLKSVSMACLACISVDRYLAITKPLSYNQLVTPCRLRICIILIWIYSCLIFLPSFFGWGKPGYHGDIFEWCATSWLTNAYFTGFIVCLLYAPAAFVICFTYFHIFKICRQHTKEINDRRARFPSHEVDAAGETGHSPDRRYAMVLFRITSVFYMLWLPYIIYFLLESSRVLENPALSFLTTWLAISNSFCNCVIYSLSNSVFRLGLRRLSETICSSCMCLKDRDVRDPKPRKRANSCSI